The window GAGTATTAAGAGGGTTGGGTCACAGATGATCTACTCACCATCTACCCCAATATGCTCTCATGCATTCTCTATACACCTCAAATGTGAAATGCATATTTGGCCAAAAATGTATAATTAAGCATGCTACACAACCTAATACCAAATGCATATCAAGTTCAAAATATAATGCCAAAACAACATATTCTCAAAAACATAACACAATATTAAGCTAAACGATAAACTCCCAACGTAGAATGAtacaataaaaaacaaaaacataatcCACATAATCCAAGAAGAATTTTCTTCATCTCATCCTTTTCAGCATATAGGCTAAGACTCCCTGATGTCATTTTATCAATCAGATATCGAAATTTTCCTTCACGGTCCACTATCACTTCACTTTTGGTGGGCACATATAATGTCGTCTGCATTTTCAACAGAAAATGGAAAGTTGAAGAAATCAAGCAAGTTCCCATCACAATAACAAGGCTTCCGACATAACATCTTCTTAAATAATTTCAATCAACATCAAGCAAAGCTAGAGTTTCCACAAAAGGACGAATGAGAAAAGGTGATTTAGAGCCCTCCTTAAGATAGTAAAAAGGAGTCAAATGATCAGATGATTCAACGAAATCATATGGTTCATGAGTATCAAGATCATATGAAATTAGATTGTTTGATTTTGCTTGTATTGGTGCACCATTGTTCCTCGTACCCAATACCTCAGCCCAAACATTTTCACCTAGCTTAACACTCATCTTGTTCTCCCAAAAATCCTCATTTATACTCTCGTCATTCAATACCCTCCTCTTGTCATTCAATACCCAAATGTCCAAATGAGAAGTGCCAaaatcatcatcctcatcatcgtAATATTCCCAATCATCCGCATCTCCCTCAACAAGGTAAGCAATAGATTGACCGAATGGACGGATAACAGGACTCTCCAGCTGGCGGGTATGACGTACCACCCAGTTAGGCACCGAAATCTGTCCCAGTACATTTGTCTTTGTATCAAAGTACATAACTATCTGCTCTACCAGATCAGAATCATACCCTACCCAAAATGCAGTACCATTAACAAATTCCGACTCATCACTCATATCATAAACAAAAACATTATCTTGGCGTATTTCCTTCCAAGAATTAGTGTTTAGACTATAAACACCAATCTTGACCGAGTGCGGGTAATGTGCATTAGGGTTATAAACATAAGGTTTCACAACATGTACCACAACATAATCATTAACTTCCGGTAAAAACCCAAAAGCTAAAGCATTCCACTTCATCTCCTTGTCCGAAAACCTTGGAAGAGGTGAACCCGGGATAATCCTAAATTTGCTAACAAGGGGATTCCAGAGATAAATGTCGGGATCATAACCAAATTCTCTGTTAAACATAGTAGACACACAAAATAAACCATTTGCTTGTCTATACCAGGCTTCATTAGGCAATTCAAATGGACTGTGAAATGTGCAATATTTTCGACATTGTGAATCATCAGAACATACTGAGTATAAATTGGTAATAGTGGCACTAAAAAGCAAATACTTAGGTTTAATGTGGGCAGTAAGTTTTTGATGATTGGAGTGAAGAGAGATAAACATAGGAGTTTTAATGAGAGAATACCATGATTTTTGGACAGCTCGGCAACGTAAGACATATTTAACAGGAAGTCTTTTGAATATTTCGGACCAGATTTCTTCGCAAAAGTCATAGGAGGGCTCGTACTTGTGTTTTGAGAAGCTCATTTTAACTCAGTTTGATTGTCGGAAGAGAAATAGAGAAGTCAACTAGGGTTTCAATTTAAGAACTCCGCGAGTTCTAGTGGTTTGGGTCTGGTTTAGTAGtactctcatatatatattcggGTCGGGTCGACCAAATCGGGCAGAgagaaatttgtaaaagatatcaaagaatgtcattttctttctttttttttcttgcaaGAACAAGAATGTCATTTTCTTATTCTTTCGCTTATTAcccctctgttttttattatttggcgctttgacttttgacacacacttttaaatcctttgaccgggtagttaaaaatattattttttaaattttctttttctcaataaaaatatataatcaaattttaattcacaaaaaaaaaaaatcaatcaaaaataatatttttaagtatcCAATAAAGCACTTGAAAGtgtgtgtaaaaaatcaaaatgtcaaataataaaaaacagagggagtaattgttTGTTGTAAATAACTCACCTTATTCATtaaattttacttaatttttattctaataaTCCTTAATTTAGAGTACGAATTTGATTACATTTTCTCGATTTTATTTCATCCAATGTTACTGTCTATCTCTCTTGTCTGgacttgtttatattttttcattgtTCGTTAATCGTTGCAACAAAACAATTTGTGTAATTTTAATGtcaaaatactttaaaatacagtataaaatagaaaaatttatAGGAGTAAGGAGTTAAAACCTATGCAAGCACCTCTCAAGATCCGCACTACCATCATCTCTGTCTATTAGTAGATTTGAATAACACAACGGATAACTAAACTTAATCTGAAATATGTTTATcatcattaaaaataaaatttagagaaACGATTAAAGACATCCAAAAGATAGTGATAGGGTATAAACCGGATCCAAGCACTACATGATCAGGAGAtatcccggacccaggagatgatcccggaccccGGAAATGATCCGGATCCAagagatgatcccggaccccGGAGATGATCCGGACCCAAGTGATGATCCCAGACCCCGGAGATGAtccggacccaggagatgatcTCGGACTCAGAtacaaccaatccatccctcgCCCGGACCAGCACACGACAAATGGAAGCCCCAGGTGATAGGGACAGAACATGAACGATCAACCTACTGTCAAGAAACGACAAGCTGACAGAGGGACACGTGTAGGGATTCGAGACATACATGTGTATGGCCAAGATTCAGGTTTCctacccttaaaccctaatccttggcctataaatagaccaaagATAAGAGGTTTAAGGGgtcttctcttctcttctctctctcttcaGCCTCCACATTCATATTTCACACACACATGTACATTCAGCAAACATAAACACACAAGCAACCACATACAGCAACCACCATACACACACCCTCTACATCGATAGATAGCTCATTTTCCGTCCGACTACTTTCGAGCCCgctcttactctcacgccggaggcgcctcgGGGTCCAAACCCCCCtccggcgttgttttgcaggCACCCacccagcagctacaccgcaagacgACGGAGCAAGGCGGAGAAAGGGCCGGAACGGGATCTGGCGTTATCAGATAGTTAAGCAGTCGATGAgcatacaaaaataatatatggttTGTATGATTAAGTTTGATAATCGGGTTCACATATTGAATTCACTCCGAGATTTTAGGAAAACCGATTTGTTGGCCTCCAGCTCTGGTTTAGATTACAACTTGTCGATACTTCTCTTAACAACTTGTCCAATTTGTACATGTATGCAGTAGTCAATGAATATTGTTTTAACCAAAATTTTCGGGTTGATTACTAAGCAATTTAATCAAATAAGATATGCAAATAAAGTAAAAGAACACAAGAAAatggtgacgcggaaaaccccgTAAAAAggtaaaaaccgcgggtgggaATGGTTACCCAGCCAATAAAAGATTTTACTATGATTTTGTAGTACAAGCGAGCACAAATACAAATTGCAGATGACTAAAACAAAGTACGTACTACGTTGCTCATTTTCTCAGTTGGTGTTTTAAAGCTACTGCGTAGATAGGTGGGTATGAGTAACTCCAGTAGGTAGATTGTGTGAGTGTAGGATGTAGTTTTTTATAAGCTAGAGCACTAGGTCCTCCCCCTCACTTCAGCTAGGTGGGTATGAGTAACTCCAGTAGGTAGATTGTGTGAGTACGAGTGTAGGATGTAGTTTTTTATAAGCTAGAGCACTAGGTCCTCCCCCTCACTTCAGCTAGAAGTGTTATATATACTACTGTGACTAGAGTCGTACCAGTGCTTTACTCCTATTTGCTCTCCATTCAGTTTCCACGTTCACACATTTCCAGCCAGCTACCTGATCTCTACTGCCATTTCGAATTATGCTCCGAGACATGCGCACACCTTTGAATCATTCTTTTTTGTTTATCCAAGTGCAGCaacattatcaaaaataaacataacaaaaataaatagcttaatatttaattttgtaccATCCGTagcaattttgtaattaaatatttcatgtcACACTCGTAAATTCCGGacataacaaatatataaacaagtgATGATTCGTATATATGAGCACAAGGTTTTACATCTGTACTAATGAAATTTATTCGTTTCAACAAGACAAAGCCGTTGCAAATTTAATTTCTAAGCAGACAATATATGCATCTATACCATACACATCTACAACAGTACATTTTATTGTCACACTGCTAGATAATTATATTTCTGCTTTCTTTCCCGCTGATTCATGGTCTAAAATGTATTTGAGTTGCAAGAGATCTGGATATGATTCTTCTTTCCCGCTGAAGCTATCATTCTTAGTCAAGAAACTGTTGAACCACATGGCGGAAAGCTTGGGAATACGCTCAAGTGTGTGAGGATCCACATAGTATAATCCGAATCTCACCTCATATCCATAAATCCATTCAAAATCATCCAACAATGACCATGCAAAATAACCACGCACATCAGCGCCATTCCTATCATTACAAAATCAAGAAACTGCTTTTAAAGCTTGCCAATCCTTTTATAATGTAATATGGTCGAATTTTTCTGTTTAAAGAATAAGTGAAAAGAGTTTTTTTAAGATTATATCTGTAAGGAAGTAGGAATGCAATCGGAAGTAATATAATCACCTAATTGCTCGGGCCAATGAAGCAAGGTATGCCTTGTGATATTCAATTCGCTTTGTGTCATTTAGTATGTCTTTTACTGTGACAGCTTCTCCTTGTGGTGCCGAATAACCTGCAGCAGCAGTATTGCAGTAATTAACAAAATTCAGTCCTTAACATGTAGATCCACATCATAGCTCGTATATTGATATGTAGTCCACATAACCGCCCCTCGGCATTTTATAACTAAATTTCTGTGGAAACCAAGGCATTTATAAAGCagaatttaatttgttttatgaCAATTCACAAAAGTCAAATAACAAAAGGGCCGATAATTAGGAATTGATATACTACAACTGAGTCCTACAGAGCTTTTCTACTAAACTTGACATTCAGTTTGAGATTCACATGAAACTAGGTGCAACTGGTCGATCAGTGTTTGTAGGGATTTCTTGTGCTGCTCAGAAAATTTGGTTCGACCTAAAGTCTAATGCATTTGTCAAAATAACAGGACCacaacttataagtgataaaagtacccaacaaaatttcaggaaaaaaaaaactcaccaTTTTCAGTTATATACATAGGGATGTTATTATATCTTTCCTTAACATAGTCAACAATCTCCTCCATGCCTCTCGGAACCACAGTCATTCCATCTATTGCGGTCTTTTAaagcataaaaaaaaattgcaattaAATACAtgtgattattatatttaatataattatatgaaaatcttaTACTTCAAAATAAATCTTTAACTACCTCAAATTGCAATGTGTATTAATTAGATTTTCTGAATGCACTACCTAATTTTTTAGCTATGCACACACATACCGGTTCTCCTATTAGGATGCCATCTCGATCTGGTTTCATCTGTTGGTATCCTTTAATTGCATGGTCACCCCCTTCTGTGCAGTTAGAATAGATGCAATCCTCAGAGTAAAGAGTTGTGTAGTGATTAAGTCCAATGAAATCAATACTGCCTTTTACAGACTCTGTCTCCATTGAAGAAAACTGAGGCAATACACTCCCGATATATTGGCGCATTTCTTCCGGATACTCACCAAATACTAGGGGATCCAGGACCCTAATTGAATAAAGTTTCCCCATGTTAGGAGCAAATATAAGTGTATTTTTAGGTAATTAGGCCTATTAAACAGAGTTAGGTGATCACTGTCCTAATCTGAAATACAGATCTAATAACATTCTGACATTTTAATTTCAAACCAGAGACTTACCAACCAATAGTGAATGCTAAGGCCCTACTTGCAGCGTCTCTATCGACCTTTTTACCTGTCATTGGTTCATAATTGGTTCCGCTAATGACAATCCCTATTGAACCACCTTGTTGCGCCTGCATCaacataactaaatttactcatCAAAGAGATACATGGATCTTTCTatagaattttttataaaatcctGCTAACACTGTAGATTTAGATTATAAGGACACCTGAAAATGCTCATGGTATAGTTTGGCAGCCTTGGCATGGCAGAGTAGCATGTTGTGCATCGCAATAAGAGGCTCCACATCCGAATTTCCAACAGAGCAGTTACCAAAAGGGGGTGAACAGTGACGTGGTGGATATTCGCCTGATATATAGGCCATTAGTACGAATAAGTCCGGTTCATTGATTGTCATCCAATGCTTGACCCGGTCACCAAaacttttgaaacaaatttctGCAAAATAAGCAAAATCCTCTCTGCAATATggcatatatattattattattattattattattatagaattcTGTATGAATCTTTTTGATTTATATTGGAATTATTTCATGCACTGTGAATATTCAGCTTACTGTATCTGAGGACTCAACCAGGCTTCATACTGGTCTTGGAGTTCTTGCGGATGCTCATGATGACTAAGCGTTACAAATGGCTCGATCCCTACATCATATATATCAGAATCAAGAATTCAAAGAATCATCATTTCCCATTTCCTGACTTAATATTCACAACCATGAGAGTTGTGGATAAGGTTGTTGAAATTTTTTGCGGTACCTTTGAGCAAGAGGCTATCAATTATTTTGTTATAGAACTTGATCCCAGCCAGGTTGACTTCTCCAAACCTACCCCCTGAAGATAATATTTCATGTGGTCCTTTCAGCACCATTAATAGAGATCAAATTCAATATAGCGATCAGGCTAAAAAAGAGATTCAAGAATACGTACTAGGTAGAATTCTGGACCAGGATATCGAGAATCTGTATGCATTTACCCCGAGAGAATGCATAATTTGGATGTCTTCCTACAATTATTACAGTCACGGGACTTTGTTAAACTTTCTTTACAAACTGTAAATTCTCTTTTTTCCAAATGAAATTTGAAGTTAATAATTTGTACCAGATAACGATGGTAATGGTCATCACATATATCTCCATTTTGTCCGTTTAATACGTTACCTAGTGCAAAGTCAATAAATCATGAAGTAAACGCAAAacaatttttctgaaaatttccaAATATTACTCTAATTTCAGTTCAATGCAAAAACACATACACGCTGCATTGTATTTAGAAGATGGACTCATTTTCATAGTCAAACTTCATATAATCATATGTTTCCTTATACTCCGTTTACAAGGGACGGAaccagaatttttattttttttgggggggcagaatttttcaaaatactacaaaattatgaattttgggGGGACTAAATagtataaattatgaatttcaatcatataaattgattatatataagggCATGGGGAAGGTTTTTTTTTGCCCGGGTCCGTCTCTGCCGTTTAGATGTTTAGTGTCCAACTCGTCTACGGGAGCTTAACTAACTTTCCCAAAACCTTAGGTTATAAagtgaaataaattaaattagtctTAAATTTGCTTAAATAAAGTTTAGCATACCGGCAGTGTGGGTGAAAACATCCCAGTTACTGAGACCTTTACCATCTGCAAGATATCCTCCTTCAATCTGCATATTAGGaaatataaacatgcatattataattgtaatgagaacttgaaatgagtgggagagagggggggggggagagagagagagagagggggggggggaaggagagggagagggagagagagagagagagagggggggggggaaggagagggagagggagagagagagagagggagagagagggagagagagagagagagagagagagagagagagagagagagagagtaatgagaacttgaaatgagtgggagagagggggagagggagacTAGCCTGATAAGAAGAAGTAGCAGTTCCAAAAAGAAACCCAGGTGGGAAATCTGATCTTCtaatatcttcttcttcttcaactccAACTCCATTGGAGCTTAAACAGAGATGGACAGGACAAGCTATGGTAAGAAGAAAGATGATGTTGAGAAGACTCCACTGTTTCATCTTTGTCAGTTAGGTAATTGGCCGTCCTAACTAATGTTTATTACTTATTAGATTATGTTTGGTGAATgtctactatatatataagctaCTTCTCTTCAATCAACTTCACTTAATGGCTGAGATAGTTTCTTATTCTTAAGAGCAAGCCCTTGGATTTATCCACGTAAGCAAGGAAAGAGACAGGATTTTATCAAAGAAAGAGGAAAGAGACAGGACAGTTGATTAACATGTGTGAATAGTTCATAAAATTTACGGATAGTTTAACACGTAAGCAGGGGTGATCACAAAGATTAACAACCAGATTAGATGGCCGTTGCTGAGCATAATAGGGGCAAACGGGTCATGATCATCCTGAGTTTCAGGTAATATCAGtaaattttctattttctatttattattttgttaaaagaatgtgtaattttaatgtttgattCCTCAATAACGGTTGAAtttattacatttaaaatttaattcatcT of the Daucus carota subsp. sativus chromosome 4, DH1 v3.0, whole genome shotgun sequence genome contains:
- the LOC108218674 gene encoding beta-glucosidase 18 isoform X2; its protein translation is MELELKKKKILEDQISHLGFFLELLLLLIRLKEDILQMVKVSVTGMFSPTLPEDIQIMHSLGVNAYRFSISWSRILPRGRFGEVNLAGIKFYNKIIDSLLLKGIEPFVTLSHHEHPQELQDQYEAWLSPQIQEDFAYFAEICFKSFGDRVKHWMTINEPDLFVLMAYISGEYPPRHCSPPFGNCSVGNSDVEPLIAMHNMLLCHAKAAKLYHEHFQAQQGGSIGIVISGTNYEPMTGKKVDRDAASRALAFTIGWVLDPLVFGEYPEEMRQYIGSVLPQFSSMETESVKGSIDFIGLNHYTTLYSEDCIYSNCTEGGDHAIKGYQQMKPDRDGILIGEPTAIDGMTVVPRGMEEIVDYVKERYNNIPMYITENGYSAPQGEAVTVKDILNDTKRIEYHKAYLASLARAIRNGADVRGYFAWSLLDDFEWIYGYEVRFGLYYVDPHTLERIPKLSAMWFNSFLTKNDSFSGKEESYPDLLQLKYILDHESAGKKAEI
- the LOC108218674 gene encoding beta-glucosidase 18 isoform X1, with the protein product MKQWSLLNIIFLLTIACPVHLCLSSNGVGVEEEEDIRRSDFPPGFLFGTATSSYQIEGGYLADGKGLSNWDVFTHTAGNVLNGQNGDICDDHYHRYLEDIQIMHSLGVNAYRFSISWSRILPRGRFGEVNLAGIKFYNKIIDSLLLKGIEPFVTLSHHEHPQELQDQYEAWLSPQIQEDFAYFAEICFKSFGDRVKHWMTINEPDLFVLMAYISGEYPPRHCSPPFGNCSVGNSDVEPLIAMHNMLLCHAKAAKLYHEHFQAQQGGSIGIVISGTNYEPMTGKKVDRDAASRALAFTIGWVLDPLVFGEYPEEMRQYIGSVLPQFSSMETESVKGSIDFIGLNHYTTLYSEDCIYSNCTEGGDHAIKGYQQMKPDRDGILIGEPTAIDGMTVVPRGMEEIVDYVKERYNNIPMYITENGYSAPQGEAVTVKDILNDTKRIEYHKAYLASLARAIRNGADVRGYFAWSLLDDFEWIYGYEVRFGLYYVDPHTLERIPKLSAMWFNSFLTKNDSFSGKEESYPDLLQLKYILDHESAGKKAEI
- the LOC135151951 gene encoding uncharacterized protein LOC135151951 — its product is MKWNALAFGFLPEVNDYVVVHVVKPYVYNPNAHYPHSVKIGVYSLNTNSWKEIRQDNVFVYDMSDESEFVNGTAFWVGYDSDLVEQIVMYFDTKTNVLGQISVPNWVVRHTRQLESPVIRPFGQSIAYLVEGDADDWEYYDDEDDDFGTSHLDIWVLNDKRRVLNDESINEDFWENKMSVKLGENVWAEVLGTRNNGAPIQAKSNNLISYDLDTHEPYDFVESSDHLTPFYYLKEGSKSPFLIRPFVETLALLDVD